The Nitrospira sp. genome contains a region encoding:
- the sucC gene encoding ADP-forming succinate--CoA ligase subunit beta, translating into MNVHEFQAKSLFGQFGVPVPRGKEITSADAATAWADELNTPVFVVKAQIHAGGRGKAGGVKITKDKGAVAGFAKELLGKTLVTHQTGPKGRQVHRLLMEEGANIAKELYLSILVDRDTGWPTFIASTEGGMEIEEVAAKTPDKIIKEAIDPAVGFQGYNGRNVAFALGLQNIEPAVINSFVKMLGNLYRLFMEKNAALVEINPLIITKEKTLVALDGKVSFDDNGLFKHEDVQKMRDLNEEEPLEIEATANNLNYVKLDGNIGCMVNGAGLAMATMDVIKLAGSEPANFLDVGGGATKETVAAGFRILLKDPNVKGIFINIFGGIVRCERIAHGVIEAAKEVKITVPLVVRLQGTNAEEGRKLLSESGLKLDVADDLWEAAQKIVKLTGKTA; encoded by the coding sequence ATGAACGTGCATGAGTTCCAAGCGAAGTCATTGTTCGGGCAATTCGGAGTGCCTGTGCCGCGTGGGAAAGAGATTACCTCTGCCGACGCCGCGACGGCTTGGGCCGACGAGCTGAACACACCGGTGTTCGTCGTGAAGGCGCAAATCCATGCCGGTGGCCGCGGCAAGGCCGGTGGGGTAAAGATTACGAAGGACAAGGGCGCAGTGGCTGGTTTCGCCAAAGAGTTACTCGGCAAGACTCTGGTGACTCATCAGACCGGCCCGAAGGGGCGCCAGGTCCATCGCCTTTTGATGGAAGAAGGCGCCAATATTGCCAAAGAACTCTATCTGTCGATCCTCGTTGATCGCGACACTGGTTGGCCCACCTTCATCGCCAGTACAGAAGGCGGGATGGAGATCGAAGAGGTCGCCGCGAAAACACCAGACAAGATCATCAAGGAAGCGATCGACCCGGCGGTCGGTTTTCAAGGGTACAACGGCCGCAATGTGGCGTTTGCTCTGGGGCTTCAGAATATCGAGCCGGCGGTAATCAATTCTTTCGTCAAGATGCTTGGAAATCTCTATCGCCTGTTCATGGAAAAAAATGCGGCGCTGGTTGAAATCAATCCGCTCATCATCACGAAGGAAAAGACGTTGGTGGCATTGGATGGCAAGGTCTCGTTCGACGACAACGGCCTCTTCAAGCACGAGGATGTGCAGAAGATGCGGGATTTGAACGAGGAAGAACCGCTGGAGATCGAAGCGACAGCCAACAACTTGAATTATGTAAAGCTGGACGGAAATATCGGTTGCATGGTCAACGGCGCAGGTCTCGCCATGGCGACGATGGACGTGATCAAGTTGGCCGGCAGTGAGCCGGCGAACTTTCTGGATGTTGGTGGCGGGGCAACGAAGGAGACCGTGGCAGCCGGCTTCCGCATTCTCCTGAAAGATCCGAACGTCAAAGGCATCTTCATCAATATCTTCGGCGGAATCGTCCGTTGCGAACGCATTGCGCATGGCGTGATCGAGGCGGCTAAGGAAGTGAAAATTACGGTGCCGCTGGTTGTTCGACTGCAGGGGACCAATGCGGAGGAAGGTCGAAAACTGTTGTCTGAATCTGGCCTCAAGCTCGATGTGGCCGATGATCTGTGGGAAGCGGCGCAGAAGATTGTGAAGCTGACAGGCAAGACAGCGTAG